GGATGAGCGCGACCTCTTTATGGCCGATCAGTTTCTGAACGCCCCAGGTCAGAAAGTAGTTGCCGTTGTGGGAGCCGCTCATAAGCCAGGCATCATTAAGCACCTGAGAGACGGGATCATCAAAGACGATGTAGAGAAAACCACCTACGTCCCTGAAAAATCCATGGTTTCTAAAGCGTTACCCTGGATCATCCCGGCGATCGTTGTGGCGCTCTTCGTGCTTGGCGGTATTTACGGAGACCATGACAAACTCAAAGATGCGGCATTGGCTTGGCTCGTCGTCAACGGGGCACTCGCAGGGCTCGGAGCGTTGGTCGCGCTAGCCCACCCGTTGACCATCATTGCAGCCGTACTTTCAGCACCTTTCACATCGCTGAATCCCGCTGTGGGTGTAGGGATGGTGGCAGGGCTAGTGCAGACGATCATGGCCGCGCCCACCATGCGCGATATGGAACATGTTGCAGAAGATATCGTGGATTGGAAAGGGTACTGGAAGAACCGGCTAACTCGTGTTCTGATGGTCTTCGTTTTCACCAATCTCGGTAGCACCCTCGGCACATTCATCGCGTTCAAATGGCTATCAGACTTGTTCTAATTCTATTGCTGTCCGGATGTGCGACTTCACCATCGCAGCGCGAGGCAGACTCCTGCCCGCAAGGCACCACGCAGACCACTGACGAGAGAGCAGGGCGCCAAGAGATCTATTGCATCACCGAGGCGGGGCTAAAACACGGGACTTGGGTCGTTTTTGAAAACGACGTTCTTCGCGAGAAAGGTGAGTTTAATGCCGGCCTCCGCGAAGGCATCTGGACGTTCTTCCATCCGAACGGTGAGAAGCAGAGCGAGGGAAAATACCTGGCAGGAGCGCAAGTCGGCGAATGGTCGTTTTGGTACGAAACCAATGGCCTGAGCGCGATTGGCTCTTATCTTGCGGGAGCACCACACGGCGAGTGGAAGAGCTATTACATTAACGGAGAGCTCTATTCTGAAGGAAAGTACGAGAAAGGCTTGCAGGTCGGAATCTGGACACATTATTGGGAAAACTCAAATGTGCAGTCTAGGGGGCTATGGATAAAGGGAAAGAAAGACGGCCCCTGGGAGCATTTCCACCGAAATTCACGAATGGAATCCAGCGGTCGATACTCAGACGATCAGGCTGATGGCCCTTGGACTTTCTGGACGGAGGAGGGAAGAATCCTCGACAAAGGGGAGTATGCAGATGGGCTCGCCGTCGGAGAATGGGAACACTTTTACCCGACCGGAAGTCCGCGAGCCAAGGGCTCGTACGAGGCGAACGCTCAGGACGGTACCTGGAAGTTCTGGCATCAAAACGGACAGGTCGAAAGCCAAGGTAGATACGTTGCGGGCATGGCGCATGGCCCTTGGGAGTTCTACGACCCAGAAGGCCTGCTTCGGGAAGAAGGGGAGTATCTCGAAGACATTCGCGTGGGCCCCTGGAAGGGCTATGAGAAAGGCCAATTAAGATACGAGGGGTTATTCGACGAGTACCGAACGGGGAAGTGGACGTTCTATCACGACGACGGCCAGACCCCGCGTAGCTCCGGCGAATACGAGATGGGCATGGAAGTCGGAGAATGGACCTTTTGGAACGCGTCCGGCGAGCTTGAGTCCAAAGGCGCCTTCTTTCAGGGTTCGAGGCATGGGACTTGGTTGTTCTGGGAGAATCGCGACTCGGCACCCATTGAGGTTCGCTACGAAGCCGGGAACAAGGTACCCTAGTCGATTCGCACCGTTTCGATTCGACAATCATCCTAGAGCGGAATCATTAGGACGGAATTTGTCCATGCACCAATCAGACGACCTCAAAAAACACATCAAAGACCTTCCGGTCTTTCCTTTGCCTCAAATCGTGTTTTTTCCACACAGTCGGCTGCCATTGCATATCTTCGAGCCTCGATATCGCGAGTTGATTCAACACGCGCGTAAAGACGACCTTCCAATTATGATGGGGCATCTACCCAGCGAGCGAACACTAGATGAGCACGGCAGGCCACACTTTCTGGCGGTCGGCGGCGTGGGCTTCATGGAGCGCTGTGAAGAATTGCCGGACGGGCGCTTTTTGATTGAGCTCGCTGGACTTTCTAGGGTGAAAGTGGTGCAGGAACACGACCCAGCGTTTCTCTATCGGCGCGCCGAAGTGGAGATTCTGGAGTCCTTCTCAACAAATGAGACTGCTGAAGAGGATAATATTCAAGTCATGCAAATGGTGGTTGCAGGGCTGCGTGCTTTGAACCCGAAGGTGGCTGAATATCTCTCCAAACTCATCCAAGAGTCCCGCTCTTCTTCGGCGCTTTCGGATGCCTTGGCAGCTGCGGTTGTTTCGGACCCGGACGAGCGTCAAAGATTGATCGAGGAATTGGACGTGACCAAACGCATCGAATCGGTCACACACCGACTCTCCGAACTCCTGGCCATTGCGTCGCAACCGGACGGCTCAAATATCAATTGAGCCGGCGTGTTCCCAGAGTCTTCGCTCTTCAGCTTTCATAACGGCTTCTTCATCTGCGTCAGCATGGTCGTGGCCCACAAGGTGTAGAAGGCCATGAATGATGAGGAAGTCCACCTCTTGGCTCAATCCCCACTCCAACGTAGACGCATCAACGCCAAGCTCTTCCGCAACGCGGTCGCGGTGCTCTCTCGTTGCGACCAAACGCTCCGCGTACTCAAGATTCACCACGATGTCCCCGAGTAAATCCAGCTCTTCCTCGAAGTCTTCGCCCTCAAACATCGGGAACGAAAGCACGTCCGTGGGTTTATCCTCTCCCATCCACTCGTAGTTGAGCTCGCGTATATGCTCATCATCGGTAAAGACCACCGATAACTCAGGATCCCCCACCTCCAAGGCGAGGAAGTGTTGTGCGACGCGAGTCCTTATCATTCTTTCGAGCTGTTCCGCCTGCGGATGGCTTTCGGCCTTCCCCTGCAGCATCAGTACCACTGCCATTCTCTTCCTCCTGTCGGGCGCGCTCGGTCAGCTCCCATACATCCGACGTGGCCACTTCTTCGTCTTTTGGCTTTTTGGGTTTCTGACGTTTGTCGACGTCAGAGCTCTTATCTTTCTTCTCCCCGGGATACTCGGGGCGATGATGGTAGATTCCCGTCAAAATGCGATGGAAGGCCGTCGCAATGGTGTTGAGGTCCTTCAACGTCAAATCACATTCGTCGAGCTGCCCCGTGGTGAAGGCATTAGAGATCATGGTCTGGACCAACCCCTTAAGCTTCGCTGGAGTCGGCTCAGGCATCGCACGGCTAGCCGCTTCTATACCATCGGCGAGCAAACAGATCGCAATCTCACGCGACTGAGGTCTCGGCCCCGGATAGCGATAGTCTTTCTCGTCCACCTCTTGGATATCCGGATCCTCTTGCTGTTTCGCCTTGTGGTAGAAATATGCGATGAGGCTCGTCCCGTGGTGTTGAGCGATGAAATCCTGAATTGCTTTAGGAAGCCGATGCTGGCGCGCCATTTCGAGCCCGTCTTTGACGTGAGCCTTGATGATTAGAGCGCTCATATTCGGCTTAAGCTTGTCGTGCGGATTCATACCGAGCTTCTGATTTTCCGCAAAATAGCCTGGGTTCTTCGCTTTGCCGATATCGTGATAATACGCTCCAACTCTGGCCAACAACGCATTGGCTTGAATCGATTCTGCAGCAGCCTCGCAAAGCGAGCTCACCATCATCGAGTGGTGATATGAGCCCGGAGCGCGCATGATGAGCTCGCGAAGAGCAGGGTGGTCGAGGTTCGCCAACTCGAGGAGCTTCACGTCCGTCGTGTATTCAAACACACTCTCTACGATAGGCAGCAAAGCCGAGACGAGAAATCCACTCAATACACCACCGAAGACCGCCAGCCCGAGGGCGGCGAGCGTAGTGAACGAAAAGAGTTCCGCATTCATCAGGAGAATGGCGAGCACGAGAAGCGCATTGACGCCCCCCACAATCAGACCAGACCAAATCAGAGCGAGTCGTGACCGAACTTTTGTAGCTCCCCCAGCCCCGACGAATCCTCCGATGGCGGCAAAACTGGCGAGTTCCAGTGATTGGTCGCCCATGACGCCTACGAGGAGCGCAAAAACAATGGTAAATATGGTTGCGTGTTCGCTATTGAGCACCAGGCGAATCAGCATTCCCGCCGCGGCAAAAGGGATCCCGAAGAGCAGAAAGTTGGATGGAAAACCCAACTGCTGCGCCAAAAGCTCGCTCACCACGATCGAAAACCGGGTCAGACCAAGCATCAGGAGCATAGACGCCGCGACAAAGATGAGGTCTTTGGTCGAAGACGCAAAGAACCTCAGGTTTCGCCGGCCAAAGATATGAAGCGTGGTCACAAAAATCAGCGAAAGAAGCACAACCCCGGCGAATCCCTGCGTGGATTCAAAACTCCGCTCGGCGTTTAACATGGTGTCGATTTGGCGCCGATGGCGTTGCGTAACTACTTCTCCTCGATGAATCAGGACCTGGCCCTCGCGAATCTCCTCGCGCACAAGCTGGTCTGCGACGCCGCTCTGAACCTGAGATCGGCGCGCGAGCGTTTCGCTTTGATTGATATTGGTGTTCGGACGCATCAACGACGAAGCGGTAGAAATGATGGCATTTCTAAGTTCACGATCTCCAACACTCGTCAGGCTGGTCGCCGCGGCCTCTTCAACAAGAACGGGAGTGCGTTCAAGCGACACAAAACGCGAATCGATATCTGCCACATGGTACTCGATGAGCACCTGATTCTCCCGCATTCGGCGCAGGAAAATCCCGCGTTCACGCTCCATCTCCAGAATGCGTCGAGACGCCACGATGATATTGGACATGACCTCAGAGACGAGCTCAACGAGCTGACTTTCGGTACCCGCGCTGAATCCATTTCGCGCAAATGCTTCAAAATCCGAATCTCGGAGCTGCACACCGAGTTTCTGGTCGAAATGTTCCTGCCTCAGCTCCCTACTTATCGCCACTCGCCTTGCCGGATCAGCCCTTGCGATAATCTGCTCAGGTGCCTCATCACTTTGACCATCAATCCTCAGCGCAAGCTGCACGCGCATTTGATCAAACGCCTCAGAGATGCTCTTTCTGAGCTGCGCGTTGAGTCCCTCTTGCCAATCAAAAACGGCAGGCGTCTCATTCGCGACTTGTTCTCGCTGCATACGCGTCGCTACTTCGTCGCGCTGCACATAGGTAAAGTCGCGTTGGGCGATAATATCCTTGGTCGCCGTGTCTCCGACTGCCAATTCACGAAGCAACCTCTCGGACTGGTCAAAATCGGCCGTGACAAGGAGCACAAGGGCCACCACGAATCCAGCGAACGCAGCGAGTTGTCCCGCTGGATGGCTGAACACCTTTGTGAACCATGAGTCTTGAGCTCTTTTTTTAAGTCGTTTGGGCATATCTTTTGGGGGCGGCGATCACGCAGCTTGGTCGGAGTGTACAACAATCCTTCTAAATACGCATTATTCGCCAGAATGCGCGGATTCTTCCGCGCGGTCGTATGCCTGAATGATTCGTTTAACAACAGGATGTCTAACTACATCCACGTCCGAGAAATAGTGGAAGGCAATCCCGGGAATCCCGTCCAGAATATCAATTGCATTGACGAGGCCGCTTCGCTGATGTCTCGGAAGGTCAATCTGGGTGACATCTCCCGTGATTACGACCTTACTCCCAAACCCAACGCGGGTCAGGAACATCTTCATCTGCTCTGCTGTCGCATTTTGCGCCTCGTCCAAAATAATGAACGCATCGTTCAAGGTTCGGCCGCGCATGAATGCCAAAGGCGCAACTTCAACCACTCCTCTGGCCATCATCTGCTCGACACGTTCATTGTCGGTCATGTCCGACATCGCGTCGTAGAGCGGCCTTAAATAAGGGTTCACCTTCTCTTGGAGGTCTCCTGGCAGATAACCCAAGCGCTCACCAGCTTCTACCGCGGGACGTGTCAGAATCAGCCGTTTTACCGCTTTCTCCTGGAGCGCATGCAGAGCCATGGCAACCGCAAGGAAAGTCTTTCCCGTGCCAGCAGGACCCACGCCAAACACGATATCGTTTGCTCGAATCGCGTCCACGTATGCCTTTTGATTGACGCCCTTGGGGCCGATATTCTTGTTCCGCGAAGTGACAAAGACCGTGTCCATGAAAACGGTGTTCAGGTTGACTTTGCCGTCAGCCTTCAGAATATCGATGCTCCTCGCTACGTCAGGTGCGGTGATCGCAAAGCCCCTTCGGCCCAGATCATAGAGTTTTCTCAGAACACTTTCCGCGAGCTCGACGTCGGTCTGAGATCCCATGATTGTGAGCGTGGAATCGCGGGCACTAATCGATACATCGATCGCTCGTTCAATAAGCCTCAAGTGCTCGTCTCGCTGCCCACATGTGTATTTTAGCGCGTCTTGGTCTTCGAAGTGGACCGTTTTATTCTGAGTCAAACCTTACTCCGCCGCATTTTCAGCCGTACCCACCACCAACTCTGATTGCTCAAGGGTGTATTCGTCGGCTCGCCTCTCATAGTCGAAAGTTCGTCCCAGAGGATAGAGCAGATCGTCGCGAAGTAAGATGTTTTCATCGACCAAGCTTTGAAGTTGGCGTGGATACTCGTCATTGAGCGCGCGATAGACCTCGAGCGCGCCTCGAACGCGCGAAGCCTGTGCCGAAGCCGCGTAGGGTTCGAGGGCCGATATGCGAGCGTCCTGTGGACTTGAGAAGAAATCTACATCTTTGAAGGTGAGGTAGGCCCAAATGCCAAGCCCGAGCACCATGAGAATCTGCAGAAACGTAACCACGTGATGAACCACTACGGCGCCAGCGCCTTTGGACTTCTTCTTTTTGGGTTCCGGCTCGGGGTCAGGTTGGAAGTAAGTGGCCGTATCTTGAAGGATCGGAAGCTCGTCTGTGTTCGGGAGCTTCGGGATATCGATAGGTGTTGCGCGTCTTTTTCGAGCCATTATTTCCCCCTCCGCTCAACTGGAGCAATCCCGCTGAAGGCCGCGAAAAGAAGTGTGAGGGAGCTCGAGAGGAAGAGCGTCCAACCAAGCGTTGCGGCGCCTCCCCAGTTGTCCGTAAAGAACTCATGCGGTGGTCTAACAACGCCCATCGGGTTGTAGATAAACAAAGCACCTAGCGCCAAGGAGGTGGTCAGCGCCAAGCCCAAAACGGCTCGGCCGGCCAAATGATGGCCGGAACCTGGAATTAGGAGTGTGAGCGCGCGTCTGAGGAAGCCATTAAGTCTCTCACGGCGCCCGAGAATCGTCTCGTTGTACACCCTCGCGTGGTAGTCGAGACCCGCGCCAGTGACAAAGGTTCGATAGCACGGCAGGCAGTAGGCATGAGCCCCAGTCGTATGATCATCTCCTGGATCGCGAGCCATCCCGCAGCGTGGGCATGGCGTGCTATTCTTTCTCTTCAGGCGGACCAAAGTAATCAGCACCAAAATGAGCAAACTCCCACCAGCCGCCGGAAGAGCGAGCTCCAGGGTGAACTTGGGCCCCGCAACGGCGGTCCACCAAGGTGAAAAAACACTACGAGACGTGCGCTCTTGCTCGAGATGGTAGTTCCAAAACACGTTGAGATTTAACGGAGTCGCCACAAGATACGAGTTCACATCCCTTCGTGAAAACCCGATGTATAAGGAAACCATTTCGAGATTGAGTTGTGCGGCTTCCTTAAACGCCCACGACGACTTCTCGACGTCATCTTGGATTTGGTAGGCGCGCACCAAATTAAACGCCGGAGCACCACGAAGAGACCGATCCGCTCGGGCCTTCTCAAGCAGGTCCAGGGACGAGCCAGCCTCACCGAGCGCGATATAGGATGCCCCAGCCAAGTTCTGGAAGGACCCTCGAATAGTGGGCGAGAACTCGGCCCCCTCTACGGTCTCGACAATTCGGCGCAGCTCGGTCTTCTGGCCAGTACGAAATCCCGCATATAGCCTCGAGTAGAGGGCAACTTCGTCCTCGGGGTCTTTTGCGACCCACATGTCCAGATTCTCGATACAGCCGGCATCACATTGCGTGTACTGCGCCAACATGAAGTCCCGCGACTTACTCGCAAAGAAAGAAGCGAGTGAGTCCGAAGTGGAATCCAGAGTCGGTAGCATTGCGATCCAGACAAGAAGAAGCCCCGAAACAACCCTCTCTCTGATGTTTTGGGTCAGCCCGAGAAGGATGATCAAGACCAAAATAGAGGCCAACATCGAACGCAACATCAGGCCGGGGACGGCAACCGCCAGCAATAGGAGAACCACCGTTTGATTGCTGGAGAAGCCACGGGGAAGGGCACGCGCAATATCGTATGCAACAATTCCAAAATGCCGAATGGTCTGACCAATCACGAACGAGAATGCCGCGAGTGCCAGGGCGATGTTGGCGTAAAGCAGAAGCTTTAGTAGCCAGGCAAACCGCGTGTCTGGCCACGCCCATGCCCTCTCAAAACCATCGATGAGCGGCACGACCCAATGTCTGAGCGACCCCGTGTTGCGCGCGAAACCATAACGAGCCTGAGCCAGATAAGGGTAGGGGAGATCAGGGGCGAGTCGAATAGCTCCCTGGTACATTTCGTGCCCGACTTCGGCATTGGGCTGTTGGCTCGCGATCGCAGCAACAGCGAGCGCCTGAGGTATCTGGTTCAAGTAGCCCAGACTCCTACCGTCGTGCTCGAGCGCCTTGAGCTCATCAGCCCCGGCCTTTCCATCCTTAGCGAGTTCCTTCCAGAGCTTCCAATGCACCTGAAGGTTCACGGGCGATACGCTTGAGGGAGGAACCGGCGCCGGATCCGGTACACTCACATCAAGCTTGGCATCCTTGAGCATGGCTTCAAGGGCGTCATCGCGCTGTGCAAACGCGGTGCTGGGTAAAGTGAGCAAAACCAGGAGAATTCCGGCAAGTAAGACGCTCACCCGATGAATGGGGACTCGAATCACGATGAAACTCGTGTCATTGGGGATGTAAACTACTATCCTCCTGTGAGGATAAGTCCTTTTGATGTCCATATTCAAGTGAGATTTACATGAGAAAGTCAGCTTTGGCCCATGCTCTAGAAGTTGGCCAGAAAGCAGCGGAAGTTGGATTCGATTGGGAGAAGCCAGAACACGCCTTAGATAAGGTACGCGAAGAAGTCGACGAACTCGCCGAATGCATTGGCCAGTCAGAAGAATTTGAAGAACTCGGTGACCTCCTTTTTGCACTCGTCAACGTGGCTCGCAAATTAAACATCGACCCTGACGTCGCCCTCGACGCGGCGACTACAAAGTTTCAACGAAGGTTCGAATTCGTCGTAAAACGGGCAAAAGACGCCGGAAAGGAACCCAACGACTTCTCGCTCGACGTGCTCGAGGGCTTTTGGCAGGAAGCCAAAGCGCGGGAGCTTGATTATCCTTAGCCCTTTCGGTATTCCGCTTCTGTAGATTTTCTTTGGAGATAGAAAAGATGAAATTAGTTTGGCTTCTGTTGGGATTTTCGGCATTTGGTATCGCTTGTTCAGACGACCCTGTCCCCCTCGCAAACGCCGGGGAAGCGTGTAGCGTCGACTCCAATTGTGCAAGCGGCTTGGTGTGTCGCCAGGATATCTGTGTTGAGAGAACCACTACAGACATGGGCCCCGATGACATGACTGGCGATATGTCTCCAGACATGGATACGCCAATCGTCGCCGAGGAATTCTATATTTCTTATATTGTCGAGGATCTCATTAACGAGCGGCAACGCTCGCTATTTGTGCTCGACACACAAAGCGGAACGCGGACAAAGGTAAGCCCTGAGGACTTCAACTGCGACCGTGGATGCTGGATTTCAGACGATCTCACTACGTTCTACTCCCTAAGAACGAACACCGATACCCCCGGCACATTCGACGTCATTTCGTCACCTGTCACCTCTCTCAAGGCGAGCGATGAGTTCACGACCATTCTCGTGGCCGTGCGCTCATTCAGAGTCATTGAAAATATGCTCACTTACGTCAAACAAGAGAATGGTGTGAACAATGCCTATTTCTGGGACGGAAGTGAAAAGCCCGTGGGCACCATCGGTAGCGTTGAGGCGACTCAGGGGGACTGGTTGATCGCACCCGATTCAGCGAAGGCCATTACCTTCGAGGCGACCCTGCAAACGATGACCGTTCGCGTCGGGGATCTCGGCGAGAACATTGGACCCGAAGCCGCTGTTCATACCATCGATGGCTCAAACTATCAGGAAGTAGCGGGTTCGTATTTTGGTGGAAACGTACCAAGCGCCGTGTCTGCTGACGGAAAGCTACTCGCTGTGGCCACGAGCTCGGCCCCCCTTGATACCAACGCCTGCACCGATGCTTCTCAATGCACCGGCCCAGGGGAGCGCTGCGGTATCTTCGGCAGATGCTCGTCCATCAAAGTCGCGGTTCATCTCTTCGACCTAGAGCAGACGGATAACCTCGGCGAGCGATGCAGTGGGGACGCGGCCTGCGGCCCGATTCATGTGTGTGATATCCCCTCTGACACTCAGCTTGACCAAGCGGTCTGCATTCCTCGCCCCGTTGTCTTGGGACTACCCGGCCAGCAAACACAGGGCAATCCAGCACGCCCCGGTTGCGAACTGACCGCCGGAAATGACGACCTCTTCTACACCTCGCTGCGAAGCCCCTTGAATTTCGGTTCGGACGGAAATCTCTATTTTGCTGCCGATCGCGACTGCAACGACCTTAACATCGCGGCAGCGGGCGTG
This Microvenator marinus DNA region includes the following protein-coding sequences:
- the ybeY gene encoding rRNA maturation RNase YbeY, with amino-acid sequence MVLMLQGKAESHPQAEQLERMIRTRVAQHFLALEVGDPELSVVFTDDEHIRELNYEWMGEDKPTDVLSFPMFEGEDFEEELDLLGDIVVNLEYAERLVATREHRDRVAEELGVDASTLEWGLSQEVDFLIIHGLLHLVGHDHADADEEAVMKAEERRLWEHAGSIDI
- a CDS encoding HD family phosphohydrolase encodes the protein MFSHPAGQLAAFAGFVVALVLLVTADFDQSERLLRELAVGDTATKDIIAQRDFTYVQRDEVATRMQREQVANETPAVFDWQEGLNAQLRKSISEAFDQMRVQLALRIDGQSDEAPEQIIARADPARRVAISRELRQEHFDQKLGVQLRDSDFEAFARNGFSAGTESQLVELVSEVMSNIIVASRRILEMERERGIFLRRMRENQVLIEYHVADIDSRFVSLERTPVLVEEAAATSLTSVGDRELRNAIISTASSLMRPNTNINQSETLARRSQVQSGVADQLVREEIREGQVLIHRGEVVTQRHRRQIDTMLNAERSFESTQGFAGVVLLSLIFVTTLHIFGRRNLRFFASSTKDLIFVAASMLLMLGLTRFSIVVSELLAQQLGFPSNFLLFGIPFAAAGMLIRLVLNSEHATIFTIVFALLVGVMGDQSLELASFAAIGGFVGAGGATKVRSRLALIWSGLIVGGVNALLVLAILLMNAELFSFTTLAALGLAVFGGVLSGFLVSALLPIVESVFEYTTDVKLLELANLDHPALRELIMRAPGSYHHSMMVSSLCEAAAESIQANALLARVGAYYHDIGKAKNPGYFAENQKLGMNPHDKLKPNMSALIIKAHVKDGLEMARQHRLPKAIQDFIAQHHGTSLIAYFYHKAKQQEDPDIQEVDEKDYRYPGPRPQSREIAICLLADGIEAASRAMPEPTPAKLKGLVQTMISNAFTTGQLDECDLTLKDLNTIATAFHRILTGIYHHRPEYPGEKKDKSSDVDKRQKPKKPKDEEVATSDVWELTERARQEEENGSGTDAAGEGRKPSAGGTARKNDKDSRRTTLPRLGGGGS
- a CDS encoding MazG nucleotide pyrophosphohydrolase domain-containing protein; this encodes MRKSALAHALEVGQKAAEVGFDWEKPEHALDKVREEVDELAECIGQSEEFEELGDLLFALVNVARKLNIDPDVALDAATTKFQRRFEFVVKRAKDAGKEPNDFSLDVLEGFWQEAKARELDYP
- a CDS encoding TraB/GumN family protein — protein: MENESADISRVNVGDREIVIIGTAHISQRSVDLVRETIEAEAPDCVCVEIDEQRYEAMVNPRAWESLNLIDVMKRKQTTFLIARLALTAFQKRMSSYTGVKPGAEMLAAVECAEEREIPIVLADRDIRTTLLRAWRTTPFWKRSQIAVMLVLGLTERSEVNEDELEKLREERNISNALDEMGSVLPEVKSVLVDERDLFMADQFLNAPGQKVVAVVGAAHKPGIIKHLRDGIIKDDVEKTTYVPEKSMVSKALPWIIPAIVVALFVLGGIYGDHDKLKDAALAWLVVNGALAGLGALVALAHPLTIIAAVLSAPFTSLNPAVGVGMVAGLVQTIMAAPTMRDMEHVAEDIVDWKGYWKNRLTRVLMVFVFTNLGSTLGTFIAFKWLSDLF
- a CDS encoding toxin-antitoxin system YwqK family antitoxin; its protein translation is MAIRLVLILLLSGCATSPSQREADSCPQGTTQTTDERAGRQEIYCITEAGLKHGTWVVFENDVLREKGEFNAGLREGIWTFFHPNGEKQSEGKYLAGAQVGEWSFWYETNGLSAIGSYLAGAPHGEWKSYYINGELYSEGKYEKGLQVGIWTHYWENSNVQSRGLWIKGKKDGPWEHFHRNSRMESSGRYSDDQADGPWTFWTEEGRILDKGEYADGLAVGEWEHFYPTGSPRAKGSYEANAQDGTWKFWHQNGQVESQGRYVAGMAHGPWEFYDPEGLLREEGEYLEDIRVGPWKGYEKGQLRYEGLFDEYRTGKWTFYHDDGQTPRSSGEYEMGMEVGEWTFWNASGELESKGAFFQGSRHGTWLFWENRDSAPIEVRYEAGNKVP
- a CDS encoding PhoH family protein yields the protein MTQNKTVHFEDQDALKYTCGQRDEHLRLIERAIDVSISARDSTLTIMGSQTDVELAESVLRKLYDLGRRGFAITAPDVARSIDILKADGKVNLNTVFMDTVFVTSRNKNIGPKGVNQKAYVDAIRANDIVFGVGPAGTGKTFLAVAMALHALQEKAVKRLILTRPAVEAGERLGYLPGDLQEKVNPYLRPLYDAMSDMTDNERVEQMMARGVVEVAPLAFMRGRTLNDAFIILDEAQNATAEQMKMFLTRVGFGSKVVITGDVTQIDLPRHQRSGLVNAIDILDGIPGIAFHYFSDVDVVRHPVVKRIIQAYDRAEESAHSGE
- a CDS encoding LON peptidase substrate-binding domain-containing protein, which codes for MHQSDDLKKHIKDLPVFPLPQIVFFPHSRLPLHIFEPRYRELIQHARKDDLPIMMGHLPSERTLDEHGRPHFLAVGGVGFMERCEELPDGRFLIELAGLSRVKVVQEHDPAFLYRRAEVEILESFSTNETAEEDNIQVMQMVVAGLRALNPKVAEYLSKLIQESRSSSALSDALAAAVVSDPDERQRLIEELDVTKRIESVTHRLSELLAIASQPDGSNIN